The proteins below come from a single Falco peregrinus isolate bFalPer1 chromosome Z, bFalPer1.pri, whole genome shotgun sequence genomic window:
- the NXNL2 gene encoding nucleoredoxin-like protein 2 → MVDVFSGRLLISKDGRSVDPEEALQNKVVGLYFSAGWCSPCRDFTPVLCDFYTELLEETQPPAPFEVVFISSDHSAEEMAGYMHAMHGDWLALPYHDPYKHDLKKKYNITAIPKLVIVKQTGEVITDKGRKQIRDKGLSCFRNWLEGADIFQNFSS, encoded by the exons ATGGTGGATGTGTTCAGCGGGCGGCTCCTGATCAGCAAGGACGGCCGCAGCGTGGACCCCGAGGAGGCCCTGCAGAACAAGGTCGTGGGCTTGTACTTCTCGGCCGGCTGGTGCTCGCCGTGCCGCGACTTCACCCCCGTCCTCTGCGACTTCTACACGGAGTTGCTGGAGGAGacccagccccccgcccccttcgaGGTCGTCTTCATCTCCTCCGACCACAGCGCCGAGGAGATGGCGGGCTACATGCACGCCATGCACGGCGACTGGCTGGCGCTGCCCTATCACGACCCCTACAAGCA tgatctgaagaagaaatacaacATAACAGCAATTCCTAAACTGGTGATTGTGAAACAAACTGGAGAAGTCATTACTgacaagggaagaaaacagatcagAGACAAAGGGCTATCCTGTTTTCGGAACTGGCTTGAGGGTGCAGAtatctttcagaatttttctagCTAA